In Dromiciops gliroides isolate mDroGli1 chromosome 4, mDroGli1.pri, whole genome shotgun sequence, one DNA window encodes the following:
- the PDE4B gene encoding cAMP-specific 3',5'-cyclic phosphodiesterase 4B isoform X4, whose amino-acid sequence MPEANYLLSVSWGYIKFKRMLNRELTHLSEMSRSGNQVSEYISNTFLDKQNEVEIPSPTQKDREKKKKEQQVMTQISGVKKLMHSSSLNNTSISRFGVKTEKEDHLAKELEDLNKWGLNIFKVAGYSHNRPLTCIMYAIFQERDLLKTFKISSDTFVTYMMTLEDHYHSDVAYHNSLHAADVAQSTHVLLSTPALDAVFTDLEILAAIFAAAIHDVDHPGVSNQFLINTNSELALMYNDESVLENHHLAVGFKLLQEEHCDIFQNLTKKQRQTLRKMVIDMVLATDMSKHMGLLADLKTMVETKKVTSSGVLLLDNYTDRIQVLRNMVHCADLSNPTKSLELYRQWTDRIMEEFFQQGDKERERGMEISPMCDKHTASVEKSQVGFIDYIVHPLWETWADLVQPDAQDILDTLEDNRNWYQSMIPQSPSPPLEEENRDCQGLMEKFQFELTLEEEDAEGPEKAGEHVGYFGNTKTLCVIDPEHRESPGEADGETQMGDASPVDT is encoded by the exons ATGCCAGAGGCAAactatttattatctgtgtcTTGGGGTTACATCAAG TTCAAGAGAATGTTGAATCGGGAGCTGACACACCTCTCAGAGATGAGCCGGTCAGGGAACCAGGTGTCTGAATATATTTCAAACACTTTCTTAG aCAAGCAGAATGAGGTGGAGATTCCGTCTCCCACTCAGAAAGAtcgagagaagaagaaaaaagagcagCAAGTAATGACCCAGATAAGTGGGGTCAAAAAGCTGATGCACAGCTCTAGTCTGAACAACACCAGCATCTCTCGCTTCGGGGTCAAGACGGAGAAggaagatcacctggcaaaa GAGCTGGAAGACCTGAATAAATGGGGTCTCAACATCTTCAAGGTAGCTGGATATTCTCACAACAGGCCCTTGACGTGTATCATGTATGCGATATTCCAG GAAAGAGACCTTCTAAAGACATTCAAAATCTCTTCTGACACCTTTGTAACTTACATGATGACTTTAGAAGACCATTACCATTCTGACGTGGCGTATCACAACAGCCTCCATGCTGCTGATGTTGCCCAGTCAACCCATGTTCTTCTGTCTACCCCAGCCTTAGAT GCTGTCTTCACGGATTTGGAAATCTTGGCTGCCATCTTTGCCGCGGCGATCCATGATGTGGACCATCCGGGGGTCTCCAATCAGTTCCTCATCAACACAA attCCGAACTCGCTCTGATGTATAACGATGAGTCCGTGCTGGAAAACCACCACCTGGCCGTGGGCTTCAAGCTGCTCCAGGAAGAGCACTGTGACATCTTTCAGAACCTGACCAAGAAGCAGCGGCAGACGCTCAGGAAGATGGTGATCGACATG GTTTTGGCGACAGACATGTCTAAGCATATGGGCCTGTTGGCAGACCTGAAAACCATGGTAGAGACGAAGAAAGTGACCAGCTCCGGGGTCCTCCTTCTGGACAACTACACAGACCGGATACAG GTCCTCCGCAACATGGTACATTGTGCTGACCTGAGCAACCCCACCAAGTCTTTGGAATTGTACCGGCAATGGACAGACCGCATCATGGAAGAATTCTTCCAACAGGGAGACAAGGAGCGAGAGAGGGGCATGGAGATCAGCCCCATGTGCGACAAACACACTGCCTCGGTGGAAAAATCCCAG GTCGGCTTTATCGACTACATTGTCCATCCCCTCTGGGAGACCTGGGCTGACCTGGTGCAGCCCGATGCCCAAGACATCCTGGACACGTTGGAAGACAACCGGAACTGGTACCAGAGCATGATCCCGCAGAGCCCCTCCCCGCCCCTCGAAGAAGAGAACAGAGACTGTCAGGGGCTCATGGAGAAATTCCAGTTTGAACTGACCTTGGAAGAGGAGGATGCCGAAGGGCCTGAGAAGGCAGGCGAGCATGTCGGCTATTTCGGAAACACAAAGACACTATGTGTGATCGACCCGGAGCACCGAGAGTCTCCGGGGGAGGCCGATGGAGAGACGCAGATGGGAGACGCCTCCCCCGTGGACACATAG
- the PDE4B gene encoding cAMP-specific 3',5'-cyclic phosphodiesterase 4B isoform X3: protein METLDELDWCLDQLETIQTYRSVSEMASNKFKRMLNRELTHLSEMSRSGNQVSEYISNTFLDKQNEVEIPSPTQKDREKKKKEQQVMTQISGVKKLMHSSSLNNTSISRFGVKTEKEDHLAKELEDLNKWGLNIFKVAGYSHNRPLTCIMYAIFQERDLLKTFKISSDTFVTYMMTLEDHYHSDVAYHNSLHAADVAQSTHVLLSTPALDAVFTDLEILAAIFAAAIHDVDHPGVSNQFLINTNSELALMYNDESVLENHHLAVGFKLLQEEHCDIFQNLTKKQRQTLRKMVIDMVLATDMSKHMGLLADLKTMVETKKVTSSGVLLLDNYTDRIQVLRNMVHCADLSNPTKSLELYRQWTDRIMEEFFQQGDKERERGMEISPMCDKHTASVEKSQVGFIDYIVHPLWETWADLVQPDAQDILDTLEDNRNWYQSMIPQSPSPPLEEENRDCQGLMEKFQFELTLEEEDAEGPEKAGEHVGYFGNTKTLCVIDPEHRESPGEADGETQMGDASPVDT, encoded by the exons TTCAAGAGAATGTTGAATCGGGAGCTGACACACCTCTCAGAGATGAGCCGGTCAGGGAACCAGGTGTCTGAATATATTTCAAACACTTTCTTAG aCAAGCAGAATGAGGTGGAGATTCCGTCTCCCACTCAGAAAGAtcgagagaagaagaaaaaagagcagCAAGTAATGACCCAGATAAGTGGGGTCAAAAAGCTGATGCACAGCTCTAGTCTGAACAACACCAGCATCTCTCGCTTCGGGGTCAAGACGGAGAAggaagatcacctggcaaaa GAGCTGGAAGACCTGAATAAATGGGGTCTCAACATCTTCAAGGTAGCTGGATATTCTCACAACAGGCCCTTGACGTGTATCATGTATGCGATATTCCAG GAAAGAGACCTTCTAAAGACATTCAAAATCTCTTCTGACACCTTTGTAACTTACATGATGACTTTAGAAGACCATTACCATTCTGACGTGGCGTATCACAACAGCCTCCATGCTGCTGATGTTGCCCAGTCAACCCATGTTCTTCTGTCTACCCCAGCCTTAGAT GCTGTCTTCACGGATTTGGAAATCTTGGCTGCCATCTTTGCCGCGGCGATCCATGATGTGGACCATCCGGGGGTCTCCAATCAGTTCCTCATCAACACAA attCCGAACTCGCTCTGATGTATAACGATGAGTCCGTGCTGGAAAACCACCACCTGGCCGTGGGCTTCAAGCTGCTCCAGGAAGAGCACTGTGACATCTTTCAGAACCTGACCAAGAAGCAGCGGCAGACGCTCAGGAAGATGGTGATCGACATG GTTTTGGCGACAGACATGTCTAAGCATATGGGCCTGTTGGCAGACCTGAAAACCATGGTAGAGACGAAGAAAGTGACCAGCTCCGGGGTCCTCCTTCTGGACAACTACACAGACCGGATACAG GTCCTCCGCAACATGGTACATTGTGCTGACCTGAGCAACCCCACCAAGTCTTTGGAATTGTACCGGCAATGGACAGACCGCATCATGGAAGAATTCTTCCAACAGGGAGACAAGGAGCGAGAGAGGGGCATGGAGATCAGCCCCATGTGCGACAAACACACTGCCTCGGTGGAAAAATCCCAG GTCGGCTTTATCGACTACATTGTCCATCCCCTCTGGGAGACCTGGGCTGACCTGGTGCAGCCCGATGCCCAAGACATCCTGGACACGTTGGAAGACAACCGGAACTGGTACCAGAGCATGATCCCGCAGAGCCCCTCCCCGCCCCTCGAAGAAGAGAACAGAGACTGTCAGGGGCTCATGGAGAAATTCCAGTTTGAACTGACCTTGGAAGAGGAGGATGCCGAAGGGCCTGAGAAGGCAGGCGAGCATGTCGGCTATTTCGGAAACACAAAGACACTATGTGTGATCGACCCGGAGCACCGAGAGTCTCCGGGGGAGGCCGATGGAGAGACGCAGATGGGAGACGCCTCCCCCGTGGACACATAG